Proteins from a genomic interval of Anolis sagrei isolate rAnoSag1 chromosome 1, rAnoSag1.mat, whole genome shotgun sequence:
- the ID2 gene encoding DNA-binding protein inhibitor ID-2 encodes MKAFSPVRPARKNSSGSSSSVSEPSLGISRSKAPADDPLSLLYNMNDCYSKLKELVPSIPQNKKVSKMEILQHVIDYILDLQIALDTHPAIVGLHHPRPASRTPLTALNTDISILSLQAAEFPSELMSNDSKALCG; translated from the exons ATGAAAGCCTTTAGCCCTGTGCGGCCAGCGCGGAAGAAtagcagtggcagcagcagcagcgtctCGGAGCCCAGCCTGGGCATCTCCCGCAGCAAGGCGCCGGCGGACGACCCCTTGAGCCTGCTCTACAACATGAACGACTGCTACTCCAAGCTGAAGGAGCTGGTGCCCAGCATCCCCCAGAACAAGAAGGTCAGCAAGATGGAAATCCTGCAGCACGTCATCGACTACATCCTGGAcctccagatcgccctggacacgCACCCGGCCATCGTGGGCCTCCACCACCCCCGGCCCGCCTCCCGGACCCCGCTCACCGCCCTCAACACCGACATCAGCATCCTCTCCCTACAG GCAGCTGAATTCCCCTCAGAGTTAATGTCAAATGACAGCAAAGCACTTTGTGGCTAG